One genomic segment of Oleidesulfovibrio alaskensis DSM 16109 includes these proteins:
- a CDS encoding sulfite exporter TauE/SafE family protein: MKNKHLLILGLLGLVILAGAQPALADRLADAIAATPAGTGAGQIDPNAAPGYLGIAGAPNVNLILGFFWACWVGWIFSTVGAFGGIMAGVGHITIFGFGNYASSFKETSPALNKVITDSIRVSNQWLVGTSAGMSSFNYWKMGRLVLPLGLALGIGSVMGSTLIPWLTAGKISLKSYIGYFGLFVLFLGCYLLYETSPRGQAGKKAAKEAAKAFEASMKAEREGAKVDTAAQGVKVVSISLNRVVFTFFGVEFSFNPMVPAIGGFFIAGMASFLGVGGGFLLVPFLTSVAGLPMYLVAGTSALAVLIGMVTSITTYMLAGGTPVFWQLIGVELVGILVGSFIGPRTSKYIPDVWLKRIFIVLAFYVGIRYVTKGFLGYAVLPPF; encoded by the coding sequence CGGTGCACAACCCGCTCTGGCAGACCGGCTGGCTGACGCCATTGCCGCCACCCCCGCCGGCACCGGTGCCGGACAGATCGACCCCAATGCGGCTCCCGGCTATCTGGGTATTGCGGGCGCTCCCAACGTCAACCTGATTCTCGGCTTCTTCTGGGCCTGCTGGGTAGGCTGGATTTTCTCCACTGTCGGCGCTTTCGGCGGCATCATGGCAGGTGTGGGCCACATCACCATTTTCGGCTTCGGCAACTACGCTTCCAGCTTCAAGGAAACGTCTCCCGCGCTGAACAAGGTCATCACCGACTCCATCCGCGTGTCCAACCAGTGGCTGGTTGGTACCTCTGCCGGTATGTCTTCCTTCAACTACTGGAAGATGGGCCGTCTGGTGCTGCCCCTCGGTCTGGCGCTGGGCATCGGTTCCGTCATGGGTTCCACCCTTATTCCGTGGCTGACCGCCGGTAAAATTTCACTGAAGTCCTACATCGGTTACTTCGGCCTGTTTGTTCTGTTCCTCGGCTGCTACCTGCTGTACGAAACCTCTCCCAGAGGTCAGGCAGGCAAAAAGGCTGCCAAGGAAGCTGCAAAGGCTTTTGAAGCTTCCATGAAGGCAGAACGCGAAGGCGCAAAGGTTGATACCGCCGCACAGGGCGTCAAGGTTGTCAGCATTTCGCTCAACAGAGTCGTGTTCACATTCTTCGGTGTTGAATTCTCCTTCAACCCCATGGTTCCTGCCATCGGCGGTTTCTTCATCGCCGGCATGGCTTCTTTCCTCGGCGTGGGCGGCGGCTTCCTGCTGGTGCCGTTCCTGACCAGCGTTGCCGGTCTGCCCATGTACCTTGTGGCCGGTACTTCGGCTCTGGCTGTTCTCATCGGCATGGTGACCTCCATCACCACCTACATGCTGGCCGGCGGCACTCCGGTGTTCTGGCAGCTCATCGGTGTTGAACTGGTCGGCATCCTTGTGGGTTCCTTCATCGGTCCCCGTACTTCCAAGTATATCCCCGATGTATGGCTGAAGCGCATCTTCATCGTGCTCGCCTTCTACGTGGGTATCCGCTACGTGACCAAGGGCTTCCTCGGTTACGCCGTACTGCCCCCGTTCTAG